The DNA sequence AATGGAGGAAGGCGTTGGTAATCGCCCATTAAACCATGACCCTCAAAGATTTGCTAATCCAGGAACTTAATGACGCATCCGAGCCTCTCCTTGTTGAAGTTTTAGACTTTTTACGGTTTCTCAAAGCCAAGCAAGTAGAAGATGCCGCCGATTTGACAGAAGCTAGAGATGCAC is a window from the Synechococcales cyanobacterium T60_A2020_003 genome containing:
- a CDS encoding DUF2281 domain-containing protein — protein: MTLKDLLIQELNDASEPLLVEVLDFLRFLKAKQVEDAADLTEARDALASVASEGTVSWEELKAETGL